A stretch of Campylobacter showae DNA encodes these proteins:
- a CDS encoding YbaK/prolyl-tRNA synthetase associated domain-containing protein, protein MSEQIFEKIKELLSAQNANFRAVSHESVKTSAEVAVARGTQLGQGAKALVCAIKGGGAKRYVLAVLPADYKADLQLIARALGGSRASLASPDEVARLTDCVPGSVPPFSFCEELELIADPNLFTRYAELAFNAGLLDHSIILNTKDYERIARPRLVKFAMTE, encoded by the coding sequence ATGTCCGAGCAAATTTTCGAGAAGATAAAAGAGCTGTTAAGCGCGCAAAACGCAAACTTTCGCGCGGTATCTCACGAAAGCGTCAAAACCTCGGCCGAGGTCGCCGTAGCGCGCGGAACGCAGCTAGGACAGGGCGCAAAGGCGCTCGTTTGCGCCATAAAAGGTGGCGGCGCCAAACGATATGTTTTGGCGGTGCTGCCGGCGGATTATAAGGCTGATTTACAGCTCATCGCGCGCGCACTTGGCGGATCAAGAGCTAGCCTAGCAAGCCCCGACGAGGTCGCGAGGCTAACGGACTGCGTACCCGGCAGCGTTCCGCCCTTTAGCTTTTGCGAGGAGTTAGAGCTAATCGCCGATCCTAACTTATTTACGCGCTACGCCGAGCTTGCTTTTAACGCAGGCTTGCTAGATCATTCTATCATTTTAAATACGAAAGACTACGAGCGTATCGCGCGGCCGAGATTGGTCAAATTTGCGATGACGGAGTAA
- a CDS encoding TonB-dependent receptor domain-containing protein — protein sequence MGKFSIIAAAVLLSAASALAQTGGVDSKFKRADSNATGSVKLDMVSVTANRSETDVAKYAGQVSVLNQNDLVKSPSVIDALGSVPGVMLGNDHGRQVGQYYNIRGFGYQSEARVIIEQDGIKRSPSLFSNQISTFRVDNDLLKRVEVVKGASSVLHGSGAVGGIVSMKTKDVSDFINPGSDYGVTIGHRQESNHMNSNRAAVAAKPTENFGILLYGKHADFGKIKMARDGKRSGVKYAENDEQVNTVFAKAEWAITDEHALEASVFNYHEKFSSSPWQSLFWSEDVELPTSGRLKQRDYSVIYKYTPLNNRWINFSAQYYNAKALNHRIRTGFSRGNPVYIDYKNKDDRWGVRLKNESLFDTGVLEHRLVTGIDYEHRKEDAIFWYNGALSDFGSFPNFYKDLGIYAQDVFSVGKFEFTLGGRFDKFKRGVKSGDRNSYSESRFSPKLGLAYEVFDGINLLAGYAETFRGPTPNETSSAGPLNPHYWYMPNPDLKPEIAKEYEVGFSIDKQGLLGDDELYFKATYYDGNIKDMINLKARPDKGNPPFDAEAPGRRYGMYENVDNAKRRGVEIESKYAINNLTFSLGYDHTKIYDKATKKILTVYADKLTLGAMYRYQPWGLSLGGDMTHWFRPNNDEKYYVVRGQKYEYVDETFTIVNFKGRWEPKNFDSHLLNKGLKISFGVNNIFNKEYIFANGFKNTTRVGKGRNFYVDFEKTF from the coding sequence ATGGGTAAATTTAGCATTATAGCGGCTGCAGTTTTACTGAGTGCAGCCTCGGCTCTCGCACAGACAGGAGGAGTGGATAGCAAATTTAAGCGAGCCGATAGCAATGCAACCGGATCTGTAAAGCTAGATATGGTTTCCGTCACGGCAAACAGGAGTGAAACAGACGTCGCTAAATACGCGGGCCAAGTCAGCGTCCTAAATCAAAACGACCTTGTTAAATCGCCGTCCGTTATCGACGCCCTTGGCTCGGTGCCTGGAGTGATGCTCGGCAACGACCACGGCAGACAAGTCGGCCAATACTACAACATCCGCGGCTTTGGTTATCAGAGCGAAGCGCGCGTTATCATCGAACAAGACGGTATCAAGCGGTCGCCTTCACTTTTTTCTAATCAAATTTCAACCTTTCGCGTGGATAACGACTTGCTAAAACGCGTCGAGGTCGTAAAGGGCGCTAGCTCCGTGCTGCACGGCAGCGGCGCGGTCGGCGGTATCGTGAGTATGAAAACTAAAGACGTGAGCGACTTTATAAACCCGGGCAGCGACTACGGCGTCACGATCGGCCACCGCCAAGAAAGTAATCACATGAACTCAAATCGAGCCGCCGTCGCAGCTAAGCCGACGGAAAATTTCGGTATTTTGCTATACGGCAAGCATGCGGATTTCGGCAAGATAAAGATGGCTAGAGACGGCAAACGCTCGGGCGTGAAATATGCAGAAAACGACGAGCAGGTAAACACCGTCTTTGCCAAAGCCGAGTGGGCGATAACCGACGAGCATGCTTTGGAGGCTAGCGTATTTAACTACCACGAAAAATTTTCCTCCTCGCCTTGGCAGTCGCTTTTCTGGAGCGAGGATGTGGAGCTGCCTACCTCGGGACGGCTAAAACAGCGAGACTATAGTGTGATATATAAGTATACTCCGCTTAATAATAGATGGATAAATTTCTCCGCTCAGTACTACAACGCAAAAGCCCTAAATCACAGGATCAGAACAGGCTTTAGCAGAGGCAATCCCGTCTACATCGACTACAAAAACAAAGACGACAGATGGGGCGTCAGGCTCAAAAACGAAAGCCTCTTTGACACCGGCGTGCTAGAGCACAGGCTGGTTACCGGCATCGACTACGAACACAGAAAAGAGGACGCGATATTTTGGTACAACGGCGCGCTTAGCGACTTTGGCTCATTTCCGAATTTTTACAAAGACCTCGGTATATACGCGCAAGACGTATTTAGCGTAGGCAAGTTCGAGTTTACTCTGGGCGGTAGATTCGATAAATTTAAACGCGGAGTCAAAAGCGGCGATCGCAACTCATACTCGGAGTCTAGATTTTCTCCAAAACTGGGCCTTGCATACGAGGTCTTTGACGGCATAAATTTACTCGCAGGCTACGCAGAGACCTTTAGAGGACCGACGCCAAACGAGACGTCATCAGCCGGCCCGCTAAATCCGCATTACTGGTACATGCCAAATCCCGACCTAAAGCCTGAAATCGCAAAAGAGTACGAAGTGGGCTTTTCTATCGACAAACAGGGACTTTTGGGTGATGACGAGCTGTACTTTAAGGCCACTTACTACGACGGCAACATCAAAGATATGATAAATCTAAAAGCAAGACCGGACAAGGGCAATCCGCCGTTTGACGCCGAAGCGCCGGGCAGACGCTACGGTATGTACGAAAACGTAGATAACGCAAAACGCCGAGGCGTCGAGATCGAGTCCAAATACGCGATAAACAACCTTACATTCTCGCTCGGATATGATCATACGAAAATTTACGACAAAGCGACCAAAAAGATACTCACAGTCTACGCTGATAAGCTAACTTTGGGCGCGATGTATAGATACCAGCCGTGGGGGCTTAGTCTGGGCGGCGATATGACGCATTGGTTTAGGCCTAACAACGACGAGAAATACTACGTCGTGCGCGGTCAAAAATACGAATACGTAGACGAAACCTTTACTATCGTAAACTTTAAAGGTAGATGGGAGCCGAAAAATTTCGACAGCCATCTGCTAAACAAAGGGCTAAAAATCAGCTTTGGCGTAAACAATATCTTTAACAAAGAGTACATTTTCGCAAACGGATTTAAAAATACGACCAGAGTGGGCAAAGGCAGAAACTTCTACGTAGATTTTGAGAAGACGTTTTAA
- a CDS encoding DUF5339 family protein: protein MKKSLLVIAALGLMGANAAATVELSPSCEEYFKLVDQFVEKTKDNPQMAAMKSTYEDQKAQFAQLPQDSQEAACKPALEQMKQVIATLPK, encoded by the coding sequence ATGAAAAAGTCATTGTTAGTAATCGCCGCCCTTGGTCTAATGGGCGCAAATGCCGCTGCCACGGTTGAGCTTTCGCCTTCTTGCGAAGAGTACTTTAAGCTAGTTGACCAGTTTGTTGAAAAAACAAAAGACAATCCGCAAATGGCGGCTATGAAATCTACTTACGAAGATCAAAAGGCCCAGTTTGCTCAGCTTCCTCAAGACTCTCAAGAGGCCGCTTGCAAACCTGCCCTTGAACAAATGAAGCAAGTTATAGCTACGCTACCTAAATAA
- a CDS encoding DUF7380 domain-containing protein, whose product MIEKIQQTTITKDNFLGINLNEILKDAKYFDDYSFKFADLCKENFRNGNLKASKVFYLLRNACSMTLKPGSLNEPYEAGCIWGNGRPAILDDFTEQDLEFFESILDEITDCRLKSRIADILWILKSPKNTKFLEIAANEYSKISLEPSSLNQFKIDAFERAIRLSQLSKITKNQYAEISNKILECFNKAEPADKYYCLRMSYLLDIAKLDKKLQSSVAGKLENFADTFAKEEEFIAAIDYYQESQKWYRKLENSHKIAETALKIANILIEKAKGNGAISSKIDLEQALKELRSVPKKDRNRLGIDQKIDEIRELIEQNNQDIGSEMSLIATDKIDISRYQNNAKLAVKGKQLTEAILCLANITANPLYEDIKKSSESILKESLLSNFITQIYVDTDGRKPSQITTKDDRLKHEMYQEYYIHVKLAVDGSILPAFWQILEEHRVPIRFIYDICRNSSTVPAGRADIWAQGLYYGFDRDFLVSSHLLIPQIEHLTRILLQ is encoded by the coding sequence TTGATCGAAAAAATACAGCAAACAACGATAACTAAAGATAATTTTTTGGGTATAAACTTGAACGAAATACTCAAAGACGCAAAATATTTTGACGATTACAGTTTTAAATTTGCGGACTTGTGCAAGGAAAATTTTAGAAATGGAAATTTAAAAGCGAGCAAGGTATTTTATTTATTAAGAAATGCTTGCTCTATGACTTTAAAACCCGGAAGCCTAAACGAGCCGTACGAAGCCGGGTGCATCTGGGGCAATGGCAGACCGGCAATATTGGATGATTTTACCGAGCAAGATTTGGAATTTTTCGAAAGTATTTTGGATGAAATAACCGATTGCAGACTAAAATCAAGGATAGCCGATATTTTATGGATTTTAAAAAGTCCCAAAAATACTAAATTTTTAGAGATCGCCGCAAATGAGTACTCGAAAATATCTCTAGAGCCAAGCTCGCTAAATCAATTTAAGATAGATGCGTTTGAAAGAGCTATTAGACTATCGCAGCTATCTAAAATTACAAAAAATCAATACGCCGAAATATCGAATAAAATTTTAGAATGTTTTAATAAGGCAGAACCGGCCGATAAATACTACTGCTTAAGGATGTCGTATTTATTAGATATCGCTAAGCTAGACAAAAAACTGCAATCAAGCGTAGCTGGAAAATTAGAAAATTTTGCCGATACCTTTGCCAAAGAGGAAGAATTTATTGCAGCAATAGACTATTACCAAGAGTCGCAAAAATGGTATAGGAAGCTCGAAAATAGCCATAAAATAGCCGAAACTGCACTTAAAATAGCTAATATCTTAATAGAAAAAGCAAAAGGAAATGGCGCTATATCGTCAAAAATAGATCTAGAGCAAGCGCTAAAAGAGCTTAGAAGCGTTCCCAAAAAAGATAGAAATAGGCTAGGAATCGATCAAAAAATAGACGAGATACGCGAGCTGATAGAGCAAAATAATCAAGATATCGGAAGTGAAATGAGCTTAATTGCTACCGATAAGATTGATATTTCACGCTATCAAAATAATGCAAAGCTAGCAGTAAAAGGCAAGCAACTAACTGAAGCGATATTATGCCTAGCTAATATCACAGCAAATCCGCTATATGAAGATATCAAAAAGTCATCCGAGAGCATTTTAAAGGAGTCTCTGCTTTCAAATTTTATTACTCAAATTTACGTAGATACCGACGGAAGGAAACCATCGCAAATAACGACAAAAGATGATCGATTAAAACATGAAATGTACCAGGAATACTATATACACGTCAAGTTGGCGGTAGACGGCAGTATACTGCCCGCATTTTGGCAAATTTTAGAGGAACATAGAGTGCCTATACGCTTCATTTATGATATTTGCAGAAATTCTAGCACGGTTCCGGCTGGCAGGGCAGATATCTGGGCGCAAGGTTTATATTACGGTTTTGACAGAGATTTTTTGGTTTCAAGTCATTTGCTGATACCTCAAATAGAGCATTTGACGAGAATTTTGCTACAATAA
- a CDS encoding alanine/glycine:cation symporter family protein, producing MLTDLVSSINSFLWGPYFLIALLCGTGLYFTIRLRFVQIFKFKMGLNRLFGNFSLHGEAAGKSGMSSFQAVATAVAAQVGTGNLVGATTALIMGGPGAIFWMWCAAFLGMATNFAEICLAQIYRTKDDSGHMIGGPAFYISRGLKSRYAKVLAAFFALAIILALGFMGNMVQANSISDGFKGAFGIPQWASGLFLAAICAMIFIGGVKAIARVAEKIVPIMAILYVAVGLVIICFNLDKIPGVIALIFEAAFNPSAAWGGATGATIATAMRYGIARGLFSNEAGMGSTPHAHAAANVKHPVDQAVLGIMSVFVDTFIVLNITVFVVLSADVIHFENGKAVLTGISLVQEAFSTHVLGHAGGYGFVAICLFFFAFTTILGWYYFAEINVRYLFGAKFVRILQILVVGFVFAGSLLKINFVWELADMFNGLMVLPNLIAIIALSPVVVKLLKDHDAGKEYEQKNYVREPNLF from the coding sequence ATGCTCACCGACCTTGTAAGCTCTATAAATTCATTCCTTTGGGGGCCGTATTTCCTCATCGCGCTACTTTGCGGTACGGGGCTTTACTTTACGATTAGGCTTCGTTTCGTGCAGATTTTTAAGTTTAAAATGGGCCTTAATAGGCTTTTTGGCAACTTCTCATTGCACGGCGAAGCGGCGGGAAAATCGGGCATGAGTTCGTTTCAGGCAGTCGCCACGGCCGTCGCGGCGCAGGTGGGCACGGGCAACCTCGTGGGCGCCACAACCGCGCTCATCATGGGCGGACCGGGCGCGATATTTTGGATGTGGTGCGCGGCGTTTTTAGGCATGGCGACGAATTTCGCAGAGATCTGCCTCGCGCAAATTTACCGCACCAAAGACGACAGCGGGCACATGATCGGCGGACCGGCGTTTTATATCAGTCGCGGGCTAAAGAGCCGCTACGCCAAGGTTTTGGCGGCATTTTTTGCGCTAGCGATCATTTTGGCGCTCGGATTTATGGGAAACATGGTGCAGGCCAACTCGATCTCGGACGGATTTAAGGGCGCGTTTGGCATACCGCAGTGGGCGAGCGGACTATTTTTGGCTGCGATTTGCGCTATGATATTTATCGGCGGGGTCAAAGCCATCGCCAGAGTCGCCGAAAAGATTGTACCTATCATGGCGATCCTGTACGTCGCGGTCGGACTTGTGATCATTTGCTTTAATCTTGATAAAATTCCGGGCGTCATAGCGCTTATATTCGAGGCCGCGTTTAATCCGTCCGCAGCTTGGGGCGGCGCTACCGGAGCCACGATCGCTACGGCGATGAGATACGGTATCGCGCGCGGACTGTTCTCAAACGAAGCGGGCATGGGCTCGACTCCTCACGCGCACGCTGCGGCCAACGTCAAACACCCGGTAGATCAGGCGGTGCTCGGCATCATGAGCGTGTTCGTCGATACATTTATCGTGCTAAATATCACCGTTTTCGTCGTGCTTAGTGCCGACGTGATACATTTTGAAAACGGCAAAGCCGTGCTAACTGGCATCTCGCTCGTGCAAGAGGCCTTCTCGACGCATGTTTTGGGACACGCGGGCGGCTATGGATTCGTAGCGATTTGCTTGTTTTTCTTTGCTTTTACGACGATTTTGGGCTGGTACTACTTCGCCGAGATCAACGTGCGCTATCTTTTTGGAGCCAAATTCGTGCGAATCTTGCAGATATTAGTCGTCGGATTTGTGTTCGCGGGCAGCTTGCTAAAGATAAATTTCGTCTGGGAGCTAGCCGATATGTTTAACGGCCTCATGGTGCTTCCAAACCTGATCGCCATCATCGCGCTTAGCCCGGTCGTAGTTAAGCTCCTAAAAGATCACGATGCGGGCAAGGAATACGAACAGAAAAACTATGTAAGAGAGCCGAATTTATTTTAG
- a CDS encoding DUF4214 domain-containing protein codes for MNITQTQISALYVGLFGRSSEGAGSKAWLGAANTQNLSVSTIANTMLDTVAAKEFFGDSVNENANFVEHIYANVFGKGGANLDKEGKAGWTKKLNDGEDRGKVAADMLKAACDPVHSNAADEATKNAHNLLINKIIASNVVADLIKDVPNGGDIKEQLKAFIQINKTITPHSNASDIKNAVLAGAKSLNLTVDEAKLDAALDANSKVKIISGVTGKTEDEISKELAPKPAPTPDPKPDPTPDPKPQP; via the coding sequence ATGAATATAACTCAGACGCAAATTTCTGCGCTTTACGTCGGGCTCTTCGGCAGATCGAGCGAAGGCGCGGGCAGTAAGGCTTGGCTGGGTGCTGCAAATACGCAAAATTTAAGCGTTTCTACCATCGCAAATACGATGCTAGACACCGTAGCGGCAAAAGAGTTTTTTGGCGATAGCGTAAACGAAAACGCAAATTTCGTCGAGCATATATATGCTAACGTATTTGGCAAAGGCGGAGCTAATCTAGACAAAGAGGGCAAAGCCGGCTGGACGAAAAAGCTAAACGATGGCGAAGATAGAGGGAAGGTCGCGGCCGATATGCTAAAGGCCGCTTGCGACCCCGTTCACTCAAATGCCGCCGACGAAGCTACGAAAAACGCGCATAATCTCTTGATAAACAAGATAATCGCCTCAAACGTCGTAGCCGACCTCATTAAAGACGTTCCAAACGGCGGCGATATAAAGGAGCAATTAAAAGCTTTTATCCAGATAAATAAAACCATTACGCCCCACTCAAACGCAAGCGACATCAAAAACGCCGTGCTAGCGGGTGCTAAAAGCTTAAATTTGACCGTAGACGAGGCGAAGTTAGACGCTGCGCTAGATGCCAACTCTAAGGTAAAAATCATCTCCGGCGTAACCGGCAAAACGGAGGATGAAATCTCAAAAGAACTCGCTCCAAAACCCGCCCCTACGCCAGATCCTAAGCCTGACCCTACGCCGGATCCAAAACCTCAACCTTAG
- a CDS encoding DUF4209 domain-containing protein: MPTTTIDEYGVESEKSINSLLQEPKIYELLGRDLTEELKFLLTEPMGLNYRNKICHGLVGESPNDADIYIWWLCLRLVVNNCVLFGVTR, encoded by the coding sequence ATTCCTACGACTACTATCGATGAATACGGCGTAGAATCGGAAAAAAGCATAAACTCGCTTTTACAAGAACCAAAAATATATGAATTGCTCGGGAGAGATTTGACGGAAGAGCTAAAATTTCTACTAACGGAGCCGATGGGGCTAAACTACAGAAATAAAATATGTCACGGACTAGTCGGCGAATCTCCAAACGATGCCGATATTTATATTTGGTGGCTTTGCCTTAGGCTAGTGGTTAATAATTGTGTTTTATTCGGGGTTACTCGCTAG
- a CDS encoding pyridoxamine 5'-phosphate oxidase family protein, which translates to MRRKDRELTAQEGLEIIDVCEYGTISCIDEAGEIFSVPISVVREGESVFLHGAPAGSKAKLLKDGKSVTLVCVSYARVPVLTDEQLDAIKDDGKALGAKVFTTEYKSAVAITKAYTVTDEAARLHALRLLSEKYTPNYMRTFDVAASHGLKAMNIYELKIASITAKAKIIRD; encoded by the coding sequence ATGAGACGAAAAGATAGAGAACTAACCGCGCAGGAGGGGCTTGAGATCATTGATGTGTGCGAATACGGCACGATCTCTTGCATTGATGAGGCGGGTGAGATTTTTAGCGTGCCAATCTCGGTCGTACGCGAGGGTGAGAGCGTATTTTTGCACGGCGCTCCTGCGGGTTCTAAGGCAAAGTTACTAAAAGACGGCAAGAGCGTGACGTTAGTTTGCGTGAGCTACGCGCGGGTACCGGTTCTAACAGACGAGCAGCTAGATGCGATCAAGGACGACGGCAAGGCGCTTGGCGCGAAAGTTTTTACGACCGAGTACAAATCCGCCGTCGCCATAACCAAGGCCTACACCGTGACGGACGAAGCGGCGAGGCTGCACGCGCTGCGGCTACTTAGCGAAAAATACACGCCAAACTACATGCGTACCTTTGACGTCGCAGCGTCTCACGGACTAAAAGCGATGAATATCTACGAGCTAAAGATCGCGAGCATAACGGCGAAGGCGAAGATTATTCGGGATTAA
- a CDS encoding replication-associated recombination protein A — MQNFALKFRPRSLDEICGQRELVGVFKKFIENKKIPHSIFYGPAGCGKTSFARVVARSMEYDFYEFDGGNLKIEEFRKILKNHENALSKPLFFIDEIHRLSKTQQEALLIPMENYRAAIIGASTENPYITLSSGIRSRSMLFEFKPLASEDFEKLLERVRDEVKFDISDEAKAYLVKSSGGDARGLLNLLEFAVSLDEKITLENLKTLRANAVSEGVSDDDVHYGLASAFIKSLRGSDENAVMYYLARLIDAGESADFIARRMAIFASEDIGNANPNALNLAANALAAVSKIGFPEARIILAQCAMYLAHSPKSNSSYKAINAALSYVKNEPPLAIPPYLINTAPEAKDYLYPHSFGGWVEQKYLEKPLKFYESNGIGFEKTLDDWLVKIKSKG; from the coding sequence TTGCAAAATTTCGCCTTGAAATTTCGCCCGCGCAGTTTGGACGAGATCTGCGGACAGCGCGAGCTGGTGGGCGTTTTTAAAAAATTTATCGAAAATAAAAAAATCCCGCATAGCATATTTTACGGGCCGGCAGGCTGCGGCAAGACTAGCTTTGCTCGCGTCGTCGCGCGGTCGATGGAGTATGATTTTTACGAATTTGACGGCGGAAATTTAAAGATCGAGGAATTTCGCAAAATCCTAAAAAACCACGAAAATGCACTCTCTAAGCCGCTATTTTTCATCGACGAAATCCACCGCCTAAGCAAAACGCAGCAAGAAGCCCTGCTGATACCGATGGAAAACTACCGCGCCGCCATAATCGGAGCCAGCACCGAAAATCCCTACATCACGCTAAGCTCGGGCATCCGCAGCCGCTCGATGTTATTTGAGTTTAAGCCGCTTGCGAGCGAGGATTTTGAAAAACTGCTTGAGCGCGTGAGGGACGAGGTTAAATTTGACATCTCAGACGAAGCTAAGGCCTATCTCGTAAAAAGTAGCGGCGGAGATGCGCGCGGACTGTTAAATTTGCTCGAGTTTGCCGTGAGTCTGGATGAAAAAATAACGTTAGAAAATTTAAAAACGCTGCGAGCTAACGCGGTTAGCGAAGGCGTTAGCGATGACGATGTGCACTATGGGCTGGCAAGTGCCTTTATAAAAAGCCTGCGGGGAAGCGATGAAAATGCCGTCATGTACTATCTAGCAAGGCTTATCGACGCTGGCGAGAGTGCTGATTTTATCGCGCGCAGGATGGCGATATTTGCCAGCGAGGATATCGGTAACGCAAACCCTAACGCGCTAAATTTAGCCGCTAACGCGCTAGCTGCCGTTAGCAAGATCGGCTTTCCTGAAGCGCGGATAATCCTGGCTCAATGCGCGATGTATCTAGCCCACTCGCCAAAGTCAAACTCCAGCTACAAGGCCATAAACGCCGCACTGTCCTACGTCAAAAACGAGCCGCCGCTAGCCATACCGCCCTATCTCATCAACACCGCGCCCGAGGCCAAGGACTATCTGTATCCGCATAGCTTTGGCGGCTGGGTAGAGCAAAAATACCTAGAAAAGCCGCTTAAATTTTACGAGAGCAACGGTATCGGCTTTGAAAAGACGCTAGATGATTGGCTGGTTAAAATAAAATCTAAGGGTTAA
- the ung gene encoding uracil-DNA glycosylase: protein MQIDKIQIEAGWKEALKEEFLSENFARVKENFLRAKAAGEVYPPNALIFNAFNLTPFNAVKVVILGQDPYHGPGQAMGLSFAVPHGVKIPPSLANIYKEIRDDLGITEPNSGDLSYWAKQGVLLLNATLSVSAGQANSHSNFGWQEFTDAAIRKLSDCAQNVVFMLWGNPAKAKIPLIDANKHLVLTAAHPSPLARGAFFGCRHFSKANLYLAEHGKAPIDWDLNNAS from the coding sequence ATGCAGATCGACAAAATCCAAATCGAAGCGGGTTGGAAAGAAGCGCTAAAAGAGGAGTTTTTGAGCGAAAATTTCGCTCGCGTAAAGGAAAATTTCTTGCGCGCAAAGGCTGCCGGCGAAGTATATCCGCCAAACGCGCTGATATTTAACGCCTTTAATCTCACGCCGTTTAACGCCGTCAAGGTCGTGATCCTGGGCCAAGACCCATACCACGGCCCGGGGCAGGCGATGGGGCTAAGCTTCGCTGTACCGCACGGCGTCAAAATCCCGCCGAGCCTCGCCAACATCTACAAAGAAATCCGCGACGATCTGGGCATAACTGAGCCAAACTCAGGTGATCTGAGCTACTGGGCGAAGCAGGGCGTGCTGCTACTAAACGCGACGCTAAGCGTTAGTGCAGGGCAGGCTAACTCGCACTCAAATTTCGGCTGGCAGGAGTTTACGGACGCTGCGATCAGGAAGCTTAGCGATTGCGCCCAGAACGTCGTTTTCATGCTCTGGGGCAATCCGGCTAAAGCCAAAATCCCTCTCATCGACGCTAACAAACACCTTGTACTAACAGCAGCGCATCCAAGTCCGTTAGCGCGCGGCGCGTTTTTTGGTTGCAGGCACTTTTCAAAGGCGAATTTGTATCTCGCCGAACACGGCAAAGCGCCGATAGATTGGGATTTAAACAACGCTAGTTAG